The Clostridioides sp. ES-S-0010-02 genome window below encodes:
- a CDS encoding Trk family potassium uptake protein produces the protein MKTIVRRLILYADGMRPTQIIVSGFAATILIGAILLTLPISSQSRESIGLLNALFTATSAVCVTGLVMVDTATYWSLFGQIVIITLIQIGGLGFMTVATMFSLMARKKIQLRERLLIQESLNQADLSGLVKLTRFVLIITITIEGIGALVLSTVFIPQFGLSRGIWYSVFHAISGFCNAGFDLMGSVSGPFTSLNSYVNNFIVSMTICALIVLGGLGFPVVLDIVRKRRFSKLNVHSKVVLFSTAILILVGAIFIFLIEFNQKATMADLPVKGKILSAIFQSVTARTAGFNTLDLATLQESSVFIMIILMFIGASPASTGGGIKTTTLAVLIITVRSFLSGKSDIETFERRLAPTTIKKSLGIFVISISAVIFGTLIISITQPKFTLVQSAFEVTSALATVGSSLAGSANLNALGKVIIIIFMFMGRVGSLTLFMAILSGGRRKSQPVRYAEGKIMVG, from the coding sequence TTGAAAACAATAGTTAGAAGACTTATTCTCTACGCAGATGGAATGCGACCTACTCAAATAATAGTATCTGGGTTTGCAGCAACTATTTTAATTGGAGCAATATTGTTAACACTCCCGATATCGTCACAGAGTAGAGAGAGTATAGGTTTATTAAATGCTCTATTTACAGCTACTTCAGCGGTTTGTGTTACTGGTCTAGTTATGGTAGATACAGCAACTTATTGGAGTTTATTTGGACAGATAGTAATAATAACATTGATACAAATTGGTGGTCTTGGATTTATGACCGTAGCTACAATGTTTTCACTTATGGCACGAAAAAAAATACAACTAAGAGAAAGATTATTGATACAAGAATCATTAAACCAAGCAGACTTATCAGGGCTAGTAAAACTTACAAGGTTTGTATTAATAATAACTATAACCATAGAGGGAATAGGAGCACTAGTCTTATCAACTGTCTTTATTCCACAATTTGGTTTATCTAGAGGGATATGGTATAGCGTATTTCACGCAATATCAGGGTTTTGTAATGCCGGATTTGACTTAATGGGTAGTGTAAGTGGGCCATTTACATCGCTAAATTCTTATGTAAACAATTTTATAGTATCAATGACTATTTGTGCACTTATAGTGTTAGGTGGATTAGGATTTCCAGTTGTTCTTGATATTGTAAGAAAAAGAAGATTTTCAAAATTAAATGTGCATTCTAAAGTTGTTTTATTTTCAACTGCAATACTTATTTTAGTAGGTGCAATATTTATTTTTCTTATAGAGTTTAACCAAAAGGCCACTATGGCAGATTTACCTGTAAAAGGGAAAATATTATCAGCGATATTTCAATCAGTAACAGCAAGAACTGCTGGTTTTAATACACTTGATTTAGCTACTTTACAAGAAAGTAGTGTATTTATAATGATAATTTTGATGTTTATTGGAGCATCACCTGCATCTACTGGTGGAGGTATCAAAACAACAACATTAGCAGTTTTAATAATTACAGTTAGAAGTTTTTTATCAGGAAAATCTGATATAGAAACTTTTGAGAGAAGACTGGCTCCAACAACTATAAAAAAATCTCTAGGGATATTTGTAATTAGTATATCCGCAGTTATTTTTGGAACTTTGATTATTTCAATAACTCAACCTAAGTTTACACTAGTTCAATCAGCATTTGAGGTTACATCAGCACTAGCTACAGTTGGTTCAAGTTTAGCTGGAAGTGCAAATCTAAATGCTTTAGGTAAGGTTATAATAATAATCTTTATGTTTATGGGGAGAGTTGGTTCTCTTACTTTATTTATGGCTATACTTTCTGGAGGTAGAAGAAAGAGTCAGCCAGTTAGATACGCAGAAGGCAAGATTATGGTTGGTTAG
- a CDS encoding peptidase M3 yields MIKSKKRLFISLILIVIFIIFALYIKNYTNDSKKDSVRGTIPFEKMEYKRPDIKSVCENINTYNDKLLTCKNAKEQLNVFSNVDKIYQDFYSTLTIAKLRNNIDSSDEFYSKEYKYLMSKSVDVDMAYKDFQDTFVNSKFSKELKKEIGKDGFNYLKNIGKLNSEEVESLLKKEQDLVVKYEDLLSKSTVSVDGMEIDFEEAMSKPNLTYEEYVKIYSDYLKKYNPIFGNIFLELVQTRTEIATKLGFKNYTDYAYLNLNKDYSQEDARKFRSEVKEYIVPLYRKVTSQPSDSSIYIKAYKNRSFRKFDKVLEDISPKLKECFNYMKKYDLYDYSSGKNKSPGGYTTYITKYKAPFLFNTWDNSFLGVTSFAHEFGHFFNYYNSINSNNTIQPSIDICEVHSTSLEILFYKYFDEFFGKQSEAIKKEHLSIVLNTIIDACLYDEFQEIIYKNPYMSLNDINKLFFDLEEEYGVSNKILKDKNAPFWILVSHNFQVPFYYLSYGLASDVSLQIWELSQGDYRKAVDVYMDFLNQNTDAGFKDVVEKVNLQSPFESGNLEEISSALYDYFGIENPLKLENAS; encoded by the coding sequence ATGATTAAATCCAAGAAAAGATTATTTATTTCTCTAATTTTAATTGTAATTTTTATTATATTTGCATTATACATAAAAAATTATACTAATGATTCAAAAAAAGATTCAGTTAGAGGAACTATTCCTTTTGAAAAAATGGAATATAAGCGTCCTGACATAAAGTCAGTATGCGAAAATATTAACACATATAACGATAAACTTTTAACATGTAAAAATGCCAAAGAGCAATTGAACGTATTTAGTAATGTCGATAAGATTTACCAAGACTTTTATAGTACACTTACTATAGCAAAACTTAGAAATAATATTGATTCATCAGATGAATTTTACTCTAAAGAATACAAATACCTTATGAGTAAATCTGTGGATGTCGATATGGCATACAAAGATTTTCAGGATACATTTGTAAATTCTAAGTTTTCTAAAGAACTAAAAAAAGAAATTGGAAAAGATGGATTTAATTATTTAAAAAACATTGGAAAGCTTAATTCAGAAGAAGTAGAAAGCCTACTTAAAAAAGAGCAAGACTTAGTTGTTAAATATGAAGACTTATTATCTAAGTCTACTGTATCAGTAGATGGAATGGAAATAGACTTTGAAGAAGCCATGTCAAAACCCAATCTCACTTATGAAGAATATGTAAAAATCTATTCAGATTACTTAAAAAAATACAACCCTATATTTGGTAATATTTTTTTAGAACTTGTACAGACGAGAACTGAAATAGCAACTAAGCTAGGCTTTAAGAATTATACAGATTATGCTTATTTAAATTTAAATAAAGATTACTCCCAAGAGGATGCAAGAAAATTTAGAAGTGAAGTAAAAGAGTACATAGTTCCATTATATAGGAAAGTTACATCACAACCTTCTGACTCTTCTATTTATATTAAGGCATATAAGAATCGTTCATTTAGAAAATTTGATAAAGTACTTGAAGATATATCTCCAAAATTAAAAGAGTGTTTTAACTACATGAAAAAGTATGACTTATACGATTATTCCTCTGGGAAAAATAAATCACCTGGAGGTTATACTACTTATATAACCAAGTACAAAGCACCCTTTTTATTTAATACATGGGACAATTCTTTTTTAGGTGTTACTAGCTTTGCTCATGAGTTTGGTCATTTTTTTAATTACTACAACAGTATTAACTCAAATAATACAATACAGCCAAGTATTGATATATGCGAAGTTCATTCAACATCTTTAGAAATTTTATTTTACAAGTATTTTGATGAATTCTTTGGAAAACAATCTGAAGCAATAAAAAAAGAACACTTATCGATTGTTTTAAACACAATTATTGATGCTTGTCTTTACGATGAGTTTCAAGAAATTATATATAAAAACCCATATATGAGCTTAAATGATATAAATAAACTATTTTTTGATTTAGAAGAAGAATATGGAGTATCTAATAAGATACTTAAAGATAAAAATGCTCCATTTTGGATACTTGTATCTCATAATTTCCAAGTTCCTTTTTACTATTTAAGTTATGGTCTTGCATCTGATGTATCTCTTCAAATATGGGAGTTATCACAAGGTGACTATAGAAAAGCTGTTGATGTATATATGGATTTTTTAAATCAAAATACAGATGCAGGATTTAAAGATGTAGTAGAAAAAGTTAATCTACAATCTCCTTTTGAAAGTGGAAACTTAGAGGAAATAAGCTCAGCTTTATATGATTATTTTGGTATAGAGAACCCTCTCAAACTAGAAAATGCTTCTTAG
- a CDS encoding MerR family transcriptional regulator: MFKIGDFSKLSKISIRMLRHYDEIGLLTPTHINKINGYRYYSANQLSTTNRIHALKDMGFSLSSIKEILTEYNDRESLIRYLNIHYSQVREHLEDTQKKLLKIETTMERIGRTDIMKNYDVTIKDFAPKYMMTLRKTIPTYQDEGMLWHQLFSETKGHNVQVDVPNYSKAVFYDVGYKENYVDVEIQLAVSGNYKDTENVKFRTVPSVTAATAIVKGNFNQLTDACEAIGNWISDNNYDVDGPMFNIYHIGPGQDSNSDNWVTEVCFPVRKNKFQ, from the coding sequence ATGTTTAAGATAGGCGATTTTTCAAAACTTAGTAAAATTAGTATTCGCATGCTACGTCACTATGATGAAATTGGACTTTTAACACCAACTCATATAAATAAAATTAATGGTTATAGATACTACAGTGCAAATCAACTTTCCACTACAAATAGAATCCATGCCTTAAAAGATATGGGATTTAGCTTATCTTCTATCAAAGAAATTTTGACGGAATACAATGATAGAGAAAGCTTGATAAGGTATTTAAATATTCACTATTCTCAAGTAAGAGAACATCTAGAAGACACGCAAAAAAAACTATTAAAAATAGAAACTACTATGGAGAGAATTGGAAGGACTGATATTATGAAAAATTATGATGTAACTATAAAAGACTTTGCTCCAAAATATATGATGACTTTAAGAAAAACTATACCTACTTATCAAGATGAAGGAATGCTATGGCATCAATTATTCTCAGAAACAAAAGGGCATAATGTACAAGTTGATGTTCCTAACTATTCTAAAGCAGTCTTTTATGATGTTGGGTATAAAGAAAATTATGTTGATGTTGAAATACAACTTGCTGTATCTGGAAATTATAAAGATACTGAAAATGTTAAGTTTAGAACTGTTCCAAGTGTAACTGCTGCAACTGCTATTGTAAAAGGAAACTTCAATCAACTTACAGATGCTTGTGAAGCTATTGGTAATTGGATATCTGACAATAACTATGATGTAGACGGCCCTATGTTTAATATTTATCATATAGGACCTGGTCAAGACAGTAATTCTGATAATTGGGTAACAGAAGTATGCTTTCCAGTTAGAAAAAATAAGTTTCAATGA
- a CDS encoding GNAT family N-acetyltransferase, giving the protein MKRDLYVMRDKIKLFYAEDYDRKLIYDMAFEEDEIWKSMFDNKEDFDWSDIHDEESYFFSSNPGINKYLLIEYDNQIVGTISHAYNDGKIPNMELDMWLRSMKYTGKGIGSKAMKLLIDSLTRDYEVGTFIIRPWIKNSRAIKAYEKCGFVVSDCFNPKEYYGKYFDKWGQGDYPEGENVNMILSIE; this is encoded by the coding sequence ATGAAGCGAGATTTATATGTAATGAGAGATAAAATAAAACTTTTTTATGCTGAAGATTATGATAGAAAACTAATATATGATATGGCATTTGAGGAAGATGAGATATGGAAGTCAATGTTTGACAATAAAGAGGATTTTGACTGGTCTGACATTCATGATGAAGAATCTTACTTTTTTAGTAGTAATCCTGGTATTAATAAATACTTGCTTATAGAATATGATAATCAAATTGTGGGTACCATTTCTCATGCATACAATGATGGTAAGATACCTAATATGGAGCTAGATATGTGGTTGCGTTCAATGAAATATACTGGGAAGGGGATTGGTTCAAAAGCTATGAAGTTGTTAATTGACAGCTTGACTAGAGACTATGAGGTAGGCACATTTATTATTCGACCATGGATTAAAAATTCTCGTGCTATAAAGGCCTATGAAAAATGTGGTTTTGTGGTAAGTGATTGTTTTAATCCTAAAGAGTATTATGGGAAATACTTCGATAAATGGGGTCAAGGTGATTATCCAGAAGGTGAGAATGTGAATATGATACTTTCAATAGAGTAG
- a CDS encoding LysR family transcriptional regulator, with amino-acid sequence MELRVLRYFLAVAKEESITSAAQSLNVTQPTLSKQLMELEDELGKKLFLRGNRKITLTEDGLFLRKRAQEIIDLTDKTTSDFNNDCDDIRGNVYIGGGETDAMRFIAKTAKELKKEYPHIRYHLFSGNADDVTERLDKGLLDFGILIEPANMEKYDYIKLPVNDVWGLLMKKDCELAQKKTVCPDDLKEIPILTSRQTLVQNVISGWSGQDFQAFNIVATYNLVYNASLMVDEGVGYALCLDKLINTTGNSNLCFRPLEPRLEAHLNIVWKKYQVFSKATKMFLSKLQSEINNFVSE; translated from the coding sequence ATGGAACTTAGAGTATTGAGATATTTCTTGGCAGTTGCAAAAGAGGAAAGTATTACAAGTGCAGCTCAATCACTTAATGTGACACAACCTACGCTTTCAAAACAACTTATGGAACTTGAAGATGAACTTGGGAAAAAGTTGTTTTTGCGTGGTAACAGAAAAATCACACTTACAGAGGATGGCTTATTTTTACGTAAACGTGCACAGGAAATAATTGACTTAACAGATAAAACTACTTCAGATTTTAACAATGATTGTGATGATATACGAGGAAATGTTTATATTGGTGGGGGAGAAACAGATGCTATGCGTTTTATTGCCAAAACTGCGAAAGAATTGAAGAAAGAATACCCTCATATCCGTTATCATCTATTTAGTGGAAATGCTGATGATGTAACGGAAAGACTAGATAAAGGGCTTTTAGATTTTGGAATTTTAATCGAACCTGCCAACATGGAAAAGTATGATTATATCAAACTTCCTGTTAATGATGTATGGGGATTGCTTATGAAAAAAGATTGTGAGCTTGCTCAAAAGAAAACGGTATGTCCAGATGATTTGAAGGAAATTCCTATCTTAACTTCACGTCAAACATTGGTTCAAAATGTAATTTCTGGTTGGTCTGGGCAAGATTTTCAAGCATTTAATATAGTGGCAACTTATAATCTTGTCTACAATGCTTCTCTTATGGTAGATGAAGGGGTTGGGTATGCTCTTTGCTTGGATAAGCTAATCAATACAACAGGTAATAGCAATCTTTGTTTTAGACCTTTAGAACCGAGATTAGAAGCACACTTAAATATTGTCTGGAAAAAGTATCAGGTTTTTTCTAAGGCAACTAAAATGTTCTTAAGTAAATTGCAAAGCGAAATTAATAATTTTGTATCAGAATAG
- a CDS encoding iron-containing alcohol dehydrogenase has protein sequence MNFNMYIPTRFIFGNGRLDELHQQKLPGKKALLVISSGKSTKENGALARTEKQLKMAGVEFVLFNEIDANPNKNSIMNGAFCARKTECDFIIALGGGSVMDASKAIAMMVTNDGDLWDYVNGGTGKAQPLQSEPLPVVCITTTAGTGSEADQWGVVTNEETHEKIGVGGYDSLFPVLSIIDPELMKSVPPEFTAYQGFDTLFHAVESYISSFSSVMSDMYALTAIENVGNYLAHAVKNGNDMKAREHMAFANTIAGIVMTISVTTAQHSLEQAMSGYYPRLPHGAGLIMISKAFFGFFIEKHACDERFVRMAQALGMKDANKAEDFITALSKLQEACGVADLKMSDYGITPGDFNLIAKSARETMGGLFAANPCEMTHEDCVEVLKKSYS, from the coding sequence ATGAATTTTAATATGTATATACCAACTCGTTTTATCTTTGGAAATGGACGCTTAGATGAATTACATCAACAAAAACTACCTGGAAAGAAAGCCTTGCTTGTTATTTCAAGTGGAAAATCAACTAAAGAAAATGGTGCACTTGCCCGAACAGAAAAACAGTTAAAAATGGCAGGAGTAGAATTTGTGTTATTCAATGAAATAGACGCAAATCCTAATAAAAATTCTATCATGAACGGGGCTTTCTGTGCTCGTAAAACAGAATGCGATTTTATCATTGCCTTAGGTGGTGGAAGTGTCATGGACGCTTCAAAGGCAATTGCAATGATGGTGACAAATGATGGTGACTTATGGGATTATGTAAATGGAGGTACTGGAAAGGCTCAACCATTACAAAGTGAACCACTACCAGTTGTTTGTATTACAACCACTGCTGGAACAGGTAGTGAAGCTGACCAATGGGGAGTTGTTACAAATGAAGAAACCCATGAGAAAATTGGTGTTGGTGGTTATGACTCTTTATTCCCTGTTTTGTCCATAATTGACCCAGAATTAATGAAATCTGTACCACCTGAATTTACTGCTTATCAAGGATTTGATACTTTATTCCATGCCGTGGAAAGCTATATATCTTCTTTTTCCAGTGTTATGAGCGATATGTATGCTTTAACTGCTATCGAAAATGTAGGCAACTATCTTGCACATGCAGTAAAAAATGGTAATGATATGAAAGCAAGAGAACACATGGCTTTTGCAAATACAATTGCAGGAATTGTCATGACAATCAGTGTCACTACAGCACAGCATTCTTTAGAACAAGCTATGTCTGGTTATTACCCAAGACTTCCTCATGGTGCAGGTTTGATTATGATTTCTAAAGCTTTCTTTGGATTTTTTATAGAAAAACATGCTTGTGATGAACGCTTTGTACGCATGGCACAGGCATTGGGAATGAAAGATGCTAACAAAGCAGAAGATTTTATTACGGCTCTTAGCAAATTACAAGAAGCTTGTGGGGTTGCAGATTTAAAAATGTCCGATTATGGAATTACACCAGGAGATTTTAATCTAATAGCAAAAAGTGCACGAGAAACAATGGGAGGTTTATTTGCAGCAAATCCTTGTGAAATGACACATGAGGATTGTGTAGAAGTATTGAAAAAATCTTACAGTTAA
- a CDS encoding sugar O-acetyltransferase gives MNLNTFLEHLNQGLTVVGGSKLHQFMSELSNEAMKITSKLNNHYHEPEEIRTLFSELIGKQVDETFNMFPPFYTDCGKNITIGRNVFINSGCRFQDQGGITIGDNSLIGHNVVLATLNHDFAPSKRSTMHPKPIKIGKSVWVGANVTITPGVIVGDGAIIAAGAVVTKDVTPNTLVGGVPAKFIKKIEEE, from the coding sequence TTGAACTTAAATACATTTTTAGAACACCTTAATCAAGGACTTACTGTTGTTGGAGGTTCAAAGTTACATCAGTTTATGAGTGAACTTAGCAATGAAGCCATGAAAATTACATCTAAATTAAACAATCATTATCATGAGCCGGAAGAAATTAGAACATTATTTTCAGAGTTAATTGGAAAACAGGTAGATGAAACATTTAACATGTTCCCTCCATTTTATACTGACTGTGGAAAAAATATAACAATAGGTAGAAATGTTTTTATAAATTCAGGATGTCGATTTCAAGACCAAGGTGGTATTACTATAGGAGACAATTCGTTAATTGGTCATAATGTAGTATTGGCAACTTTGAATCATGATTTTGCTCCAAGCAAACGAAGCACTATGCACCCAAAACCTATTAAAATAGGGAAAAGTGTCTGGGTTGGTGCTAATGTCACAATAACTCCTGGTGTAATAGTAGGAGATGGGGCAATTATAGCAGCTGGAGCTGTTGTAACAAAAGATGTGACACCTAATACATTGGTGGGAGGTGTACCAGCAAAGTTTATAAAAAAAATTGAGGAGGAATAA
- a CDS encoding flavodoxin family protein: MNKKVLIISTSFRKDGNSEMLADMFLKGAKESGNIVEKICLYDKTIHFCKGCLACQNTKTGHCIMQDDADMIVQKMMTADVIVFSTPIYFYEMSGQMKTLLDRSNPLFPLEYSFRDIYLLATAADKEEHAMDGAVKGLQGWIDCFENATLKDVLRGTGADEYGSISALPNLLSKAYQMGKVV; this comes from the coding sequence ATGAACAAAAAAGTCTTAATTATATCTACAAGCTTTCGCAAAGACGGAAATTCTGAAATGTTAGCAGATATGTTTTTAAAAGGAGCAAAAGAATCAGGAAATATTGTTGAAAAAATCTGTTTGTATGATAAAACTATTCACTTTTGTAAAGGATGTCTTGCTTGTCAGAATACAAAAACAGGACATTGTATAATGCAAGATGATGCCGATATGATTGTACAAAAGATGATGACTGCTGATGTAATTGTTTTTTCAACTCCAATCTATTTTTATGAAATGAGTGGACAGATGAAAACATTACTTGATCGTTCTAATCCACTATTTCCCTTAGAGTATTCTTTTAGAGATATTTATCTTCTAGCAACTGCTGCTGATAAAGAGGAACATGCAATGGATGGTGCAGTGAAAGGATTGCAGGGCTGGATTGATTGTTTTGAAAATGCAACACTTAAAGATGTTTTGCGCGGTACAGGTGCAGATGAATATGGTTCTATCTCTGCTTTACCTAATCTATTAAGTAAAGCATATCAAATGGGAAAGGTAGTATAA
- a CDS encoding diguanylate cyclase — MASIQQSIKDYMEKYFNKKLNLQERLFYLFCFAGVVCSFLAFVAALFSNLPSISVWGSFSCFCIMSILAIYSLKTQDIDRGCLVINIGLNIFLFPVLFFISGGVDSGMMFYFLLGICVISLTLNGLKRIVIIFVSTLVYSICIFLAFNYPNLIVSIGESRASDTISNFIIVSLFLCIVMIVVLQEYSHERDKVYKLNQRLEKQAIIDDLTKLYNRRYLIQYMSDILKKPLEERIMSIVLFDIDDFKKINDKYGHLCGNNVLIRFSEILIEEVGNDGIVSRYGGEEFIVVMPSFTKSKAVEVAERIRIHVSSDKKLFDLVDKITVSGGVEEYVENMTMEKIVKGADTKLYIAKNNGKNRIVS, encoded by the coding sequence TTGGCATCTATACAACAGTCTATTAAAGATTATATGGAGAAGTATTTCAATAAAAAATTAAACTTACAAGAAAGACTTTTTTATCTTTTTTGTTTTGCTGGAGTTGTTTGTTCCTTTTTAGCCTTTGTTGCAGCTCTTTTTAGTAATCTTCCTAGTATATCTGTATGGGGGAGTTTTTCTTGTTTTTGTATCATGTCAATATTGGCAATCTATTCTCTTAAAACACAAGATATTGATAGAGGGTGCCTAGTAATTAATATAGGACTTAATATATTCTTATTTCCAGTACTCTTTTTTATAAGTGGTGGAGTGGATAGTGGTATGATGTTTTATTTCTTGTTGGGAATATGTGTTATATCATTGACTCTTAATGGTCTTAAGAGAATAGTTATAATATTTGTATCTACACTTGTGTATAGTATATGTATATTTTTGGCATTTAATTACCCAAACTTAATTGTGTCTATAGGTGAATCTCGTGCATCAGATACGATAAGTAATTTTATTATAGTTTCATTGTTTTTATGTATAGTAATGATTGTGGTTTTACAAGAGTATTCTCATGAGCGTGATAAAGTATATAAATTGAACCAAAGACTTGAAAAGCAGGCAATTATAGATGATTTGACAAAGTTATATAATAGAAGATATTTAATACAATATATGTCCGATATATTAAAAAAACCATTGGAAGAAAGAATTATGTCCATTGTGTTATTTGATATAGATGATTTTAAAAAAATAAATGATAAATATGGTCATCTATGTGGAAATAATGTATTAATTCGATTTAGTGAGATTTTAATTGAAGAGGTTGGAAATGATGGAATTGTTTCAAGATATGGAGGAGAAGAGTTTATAGTGGTAATGCCTAGCTTTACTAAATCTAAAGCGGTTGAGGTAGCAGAGCGTATTCGCATACATGTTTCTAGTGACAAAAAATTATTTGATTTAGTGGACAAAATTACAGTCAGCGGTGGTGTAGAGGAGTATGTTGAAAATATGACTATGGAGAAGATAGTAAAAGGAGCTGATACAAAACTTTACATAGCTAAAAATAATGGGAAAAATAGAATTGTAAGTTAG
- a CDS encoding metallophosphoesterase — protein MKIKFIIVTSIIFLIILLVGCESTKDIEINILGTSDLHSIVPENLVSYVQEERKYDENLLMVDAGDFFDIQSIDMNGWFTGQKLVRFNDGMPEFKKIAEPREGEVPIAKEMAKLKYDAVTFGNHEFVSNDKQGLDRLVSDFKNNNIPLVSANIYEQSGKNYVKPYIMKDVKTEKGNIKVGILGLTIKEVGERSRFKSFEQDKKARALEEQAQYKGKLYANDLVEDAQKWVKIMKKESPDIIVAIVHSGEEPKNPKNPGNRIKELATTVEGIDAIVAGHTHEKIEQHTFKNKSGEEVIVTQPGAHGDSVSKINFKLDKKNDKWFIKDKHSELKVFGKEVNIITTSGLHSNFSDEMAVSLFNERYRAVQPIFIDTGDFFDANTKEMTRWSKEWQYNTKKGIHKRINEWPIVYLGYDAVVLGSHELLSEKNDFEEKKSTLDSIIENFEEMKIPVLSANIYDESGENYVKPYIMHKVETKEGDIKVGILGLTIDKDEKNTNDSSSEKNSKKTNRLYTNDLVKDANEWVKVMQKENPDVIVTVVHSDSDNINLKNPSSEIKKLATTVDGIDAIVVGHTKNKIKERTYKNKSGNKVIVTQSSEDGEYYSKISLELRKENGTWNIINKYSKAIKMK, from the coding sequence ATGAAAATAAAATTTATTATAGTTACATCAATAATATTTCTAATAATATTATTAGTGGGCTGTGAAAGTACTAAAGATATAGAAATCAATATACTTGGTACAAGCGACTTACATTCAATAGTCCCAGAAAACCTAGTTTCTTATGTGCAAGAAGAGAGAAAATACGATGAAAACTTGCTAATGGTTGATGCAGGCGATTTTTTTGACATACAAAGTATTGATATGAATGGATGGTTTACTGGTCAAAAACTAGTACGATTTAATGATGGTATGCCGGAATTTAAAAAAATAGCTGAGCCACGTGAAGGAGAAGTTCCTATAGCTAAAGAAATGGCAAAATTAAAATATGATGCAGTTACATTTGGAAATCATGAGTTCGTTTCCAATGATAAGCAAGGTCTTGATAGGTTAGTTTCTGATTTTAAAAATAATAACATACCATTGGTGTCTGCAAATATATATGAACAATCTGGAAAAAACTATGTAAAACCGTACATAATGAAAGATGTCAAAACAGAAAAAGGGAATATAAAGGTAGGAATACTAGGGCTTACTATAAAAGAAGTAGGAGAACGTTCAAGATTTAAAAGCTTTGAGCAAGATAAAAAAGCTAGAGCACTTGAAGAACAAGCACAATATAAAGGTAAATTATATGCAAATGATTTGGTGGAAGATGCCCAAAAATGGGTAAAAATCATGAAAAAAGAAAGTCCAGATATAATCGTTGCCATTGTACATTCAGGTGAAGAGCCTAAAAATCCTAAAAACCCAGGAAATAGAATAAAGGAGCTGGCAACAACAGTAGAAGGAATAGATGCTATTGTAGCTGGTCATACACATGAAAAGATAGAGCAACATACATTTAAGAATAAATCTGGTGAAGAAGTGATAGTGACACAGCCTGGAGCTCATGGTGATAGTGTATCAAAGATTAATTTTAAGTTGGATAAGAAGAATGATAAGTGGTTTATAAAAGATAAGCATAGTGAATTAAAGGTATTTGGAAAAGAAGTAAATATAATTACGACATCTGGTTTACATTCAAATTTTTCAGATGAAATGGCAGTTAGTTTATTTAATGAAAGATATAGAGCTGTACAGCCAATCTTTATTGATACTGGAGATTTTTTTGATGCTAATACAAAAGAAATGACTAGATGGTCTAAAGAGTGGCAGTATAATACAAAAAAAGGTATTCATAAAAGAATAAACGAATGGCCTATTGTTTATCTCGGCTATGATGCTGTAGTACTTGGTAGTCATGAACTTCTATCTGAAAAAAATGATTTTGAAGAAAAAAAGTCTACATTGGATTCTATTATAGAAAACTTTGAGGAAATGAAAATTCCTGTTTTATCAGCTAATATATATGATGAGTCTGGAGAAAATTATGTAAAACCTTATATAATGCATAAAGTTGAGACTAAGGAAGGTGATATAAAGGTTGGAATATTGGGGCTTACTATAGATAAAGATGAAAAAAATACCAATGATTCGAGTTCAGAAAAAAATTCTAAAAAAACAAATAGATTATATACTAATGACTTAGTGAAGGATGCAAATGAGTGGGTAAAGGTTATGCAAAAAGAAAATCCAGATGTAATTGTCACAGTTGTACATTCAGATAGTGATAATATAAATTTAAAAAATCCAAGTAGCGAGATAAAAAAACTTGCTACTACAGTAGATGGAATAGATGCTATTGTAGTTGGGCATACCAAAAATAAGATAAAAGAACGTACCTATAAGAATAAGTCTGGAAATAAAGTTATAGTGACACAATCTAGTGAAGATGGAGAGTATTATTCAAAAATAAGTCTTGAATTAAGAAAAGAAAATGGGACATGGAATATTATCAATAAATATAGTAAGGCGATAAAAATGAAGTAG